One Streptomyces sp. 840.1 genomic window, TCGAAGGTTGATGTGGACGAGATCCACATCGGCGATGGACAGCACGAGATCGCCTGTGAGCACGGCGCCGCCGTTCAACAGGCGGTCCAGGAGGTCGATCAGTGCGATGGGCGGGCCGCCCCGGGCCTCGGTGTCACCGAGTACGCCACCGACGATGTCCGTACTCACCGTGCCCCACCACCG contains:
- a CDS encoding gas vesicle protein, with translation MSTDIVGGVLGDTEARGGPPIALIDLLDRLLNGGAVLTGDLVLSIADVDLVHINLRAVIRSITGEEPAPW